Proteins from one Caulobacter sp. X genomic window:
- a CDS encoding acetolactate synthase 3 large subunit, with protein sequence MTAHQTIESQAPAQTSDRAMTGAEIVVRGLVDQGVEVLFGYPGGAVLPIYDALFHEPRLQHILVRHEQGATHAAEGYARSSGKPGVVLVTSGPGATNAITGIMDALMDSIPMVVITGQVPTHLIGTDAFQEADTVGMTRSCTKHNYLVKDVRDLPQIIHEAFKIATTGRPGPVLIDIPKDVQFAKGEYLAPEEVQSTHAYAPRVKGDAGRIAEAVKMIAGARRPIFYTGGGVINAGPKASEALRAFAAMTGAPVTSTLMGLGAFPAADPAWLGMLGMHGTFEANNAMHDCDVMICVGARFDDRVTGRLDAFSPGSKKIHIDIDPSSINKNVRVDLPIVGDAASVLEDMVAAWKAANLQPNKAALTDWWAQIDQWRARQCLKYGASDTVIKPQYAIERLYELTKDKDVYITTEVGQHQMWAAQFFRFEEPNRWMTSGGLGTMGYGLPAALGVQLAHPNSLVVDIAGEASIQMCIQELSTAIQFDLPVKIFILNNEWMGMVRQWQQLLHGERYSHSYSDSLPDFVKLAEAYGAHGIRCDDPAELDAKILEMINSDKPVIFDCRVEKHENCLPMIPSGKAHNEMILPEEVEDLGSVIDEDGRRLV encoded by the coding sequence ATGACCGCCCACCAGACCATCGAGAGCCAGGCTCCCGCCCAGACCAGCGATCGCGCCATGACCGGCGCCGAGATCGTGGTTCGCGGCCTCGTGGACCAAGGGGTCGAGGTGCTGTTCGGCTATCCGGGCGGGGCGGTCCTGCCGATCTACGACGCGCTGTTCCACGAGCCGCGCCTGCAGCACATCCTGGTCCGGCACGAGCAGGGCGCGACCCACGCCGCCGAAGGCTACGCCCGCAGCTCGGGCAAGCCGGGCGTCGTGCTGGTGACCTCGGGCCCCGGCGCGACCAACGCCATCACCGGCATCATGGACGCCCTGATGGACTCGATTCCGATGGTCGTCATCACCGGGCAGGTCCCAACGCACCTGATCGGCACCGACGCCTTCCAGGAAGCCGACACGGTCGGCATGACCCGCTCGTGCACCAAGCACAACTACCTGGTCAAAGACGTCCGAGACCTGCCCCAGATCATCCATGAGGCCTTCAAGATCGCCACCACCGGTCGCCCCGGCCCGGTGCTGATCGACATTCCGAAGGACGTCCAGTTCGCCAAGGGCGAGTATCTGGCCCCCGAAGAGGTCCAGTCGACCCACGCCTACGCGCCGCGCGTCAAGGGCGACGCCGGCCGCATCGCCGAGGCCGTCAAGATGATCGCCGGCGCGCGTCGTCCGATCTTCTACACCGGTGGCGGCGTCATCAACGCAGGCCCCAAGGCCAGCGAGGCGCTGCGGGCGTTCGCGGCCATGACGGGCGCGCCGGTCACCTCGACCCTGATGGGCCTGGGCGCCTTCCCGGCGGCCGATCCAGCCTGGCTGGGGATGCTGGGCATGCACGGCACGTTCGAGGCCAACAACGCCATGCACGACTGCGACGTGATGATCTGCGTCGGCGCCCGCTTCGACGACCGCGTGACCGGCCGCCTGGACGCCTTCTCGCCGGGATCGAAGAAGATCCACATCGACATCGACCCATCGTCGATCAACAAGAACGTCCGCGTCGACCTGCCGATCGTCGGCGACGCCGCCTCGGTGCTCGAGGACATGGTCGCCGCCTGGAAGGCCGCGAACTTGCAGCCCAACAAGGCCGCCCTGACCGACTGGTGGGCGCAGATCGATCAGTGGCGCGCGCGCCAATGCCTGAAGTACGGCGCGTCCGACACGGTCATCAAACCGCAGTACGCCATCGAGCGCCTGTACGAGCTGACCAAGGACAAGGACGTCTACATCACGACCGAGGTCGGCCAGCACCAGATGTGGGCCGCCCAGTTCTTCCGCTTCGAGGAGCCGAACCGCTGGATGACCTCCGGCGGCCTGGGCACCATGGGCTATGGCCTGCCCGCCGCCCTGGGCGTGCAGCTGGCCCATCCGAACAGCCTGGTCGTCGACATCGCCGGCGAAGCCTCGATCCAGATGTGCATCCAAGAGCTGTCGACGGCGATCCAGTTCGACCTGCCGGTCAAGATCTTCATCCTGAACAACGAATGGATGGGCATGGTCCGCCAGTGGCAGCAGCTGCTGCACGGCGAACGCTACAGCCACTCCTACTCGGACAGCCTGCCCGACTTCGTGAAGCTGGCCGAGGCCTATGGCGCTCACGGCATCCGCTGCGACGATCCCGCCGAATTGGACGCCAAGATCCTGGAGATGATCAACAGCGACAAGCCGGTGATCTTCGACTGCCGCGTCGAGAAGCACGAGAACTGCCTGCCGATGATCCCGTCGGGCAAGGCGCACAACGAGATGATCCTGCCCGAGGAGGTCGAGGACCTGGGTAGCGTCATCGACGAAGACGGTCGCCGGCTGGTCTAA
- a CDS encoding RusA family crossover junction endodeoxyribonuclease produces MEHGDGLGRDDGRVSQVLDGSDWTHHGKVRAREAGGELTLVVDGLTTQGKYYKPLIYEFFRKSWRGSRPAWGEFSVEIGMEYVGEPPWMDLDNLAKALLDAIKGYAFHDDAQVARLLVERRPGDRERIVIQVRKLSTNLMRRTLED; encoded by the coding sequence CTGGAACACGGTGATGGCCTTGGCCGGGATGATGGACGCGTGAGTCAGGTTCTCGATGGATCGGATTGGACGCATCACGGCAAGGTGCGAGCGCGCGAGGCCGGCGGGGAGCTGACGCTGGTCGTCGATGGCCTGACGACCCAGGGCAAGTACTACAAGCCGTTGATCTACGAGTTCTTCCGCAAGTCCTGGCGCGGCTCACGCCCGGCCTGGGGCGAGTTCAGCGTCGAGATCGGCATGGAATATGTCGGCGAGCCGCCGTGGATGGATCTCGACAACCTGGCCAAGGCGCTGCTGGACGCGATCAAGGGCTATGCCTTCCACGACGACGCCCAGGTCGCCCGGCTGCTGGTCGAGCGGCGGCCGGGCGATCGCGAGCGCATCGTCATCCAGGTGCGCAAGCTGAGCACCAACCTGATGCGGCGCACCCTGGAGGACTAA
- a CDS encoding C13 family peptidase: MRAAAAVIGLLALLLAPFSVAWAGPFSNWTAVVVAGDYHAHSGGPTEAFDNARRDVSKALVELGFDKASIQQFSVRPKRYPADAPGTADARTLYDSLRASAQTAKAGCLFYISSHGGPDGAILGEELLRPHLLAAILDDACPNRPSVVVISACFSGVFIPPLQKSDRLILTAARADRASFGCGESDKYPYFDACFLASVPDAHDFAALGARVQTCVARQEKETGAEPASEPQVWIGPALRPLLPLYAFERSPPRTP, from the coding sequence ATGCGGGCGGCGGCGGCGGTCATCGGACTTCTGGCCCTGCTTCTCGCCCCCTTTTCCGTCGCCTGGGCCGGCCCGTTCTCGAACTGGACCGCGGTCGTCGTCGCGGGCGACTACCACGCCCATTCCGGCGGCCCGACCGAAGCCTTCGACAACGCCCGGCGCGATGTCTCCAAGGCGCTGGTCGAGCTTGGCTTCGACAAGGCCTCCATCCAGCAGTTCTCGGTGCGTCCCAAGCGCTATCCCGCCGACGCGCCAGGGACGGCGGATGCGCGAACGCTCTATGACTCTCTCCGCGCCAGCGCTCAGACCGCCAAGGCCGGCTGCCTGTTCTACATCAGCTCGCACGGCGGGCCGGACGGCGCGATTCTCGGCGAGGAGTTGCTGCGCCCGCATCTGCTGGCCGCCATCCTTGACGACGCCTGCCCTAATCGACCCAGCGTCGTCGTGATCTCCGCCTGTTTTTCAGGCGTGTTCATCCCGCCCCTGCAGAAGAGCGACCGGCTAATCCTGACAGCCGCCCGCGCGGATCGCGCCTCGTTCGGCTGCGGCGAGAGCGACAAGTACCCCTATTTCGACGCCTGCTTCCTGGCCTCCGTCCCCGACGCGCATGACTTCGCCGCCCTAGGCGCGCGCGTTCAGACCTGCGTCGCGCGCCAGGAAAAGGAGACCGGCGCGGAGCCTGCCTCCGAACCCCAGGTGTGGATCGGCCCGGCTCTGCGTCCCCTGCTGCCGCTCTACGCCTTCGAGCGATCTCCCCCCAGAACGCCTTGA
- a CDS encoding PaaI family thioesterase → MSDVVSDAPQTLSDEAILARFRASKNQPSGSQTLGFELLAVRQADREIEVGFNARADLLCNPMGQIQGGYVCAMLDEAMSVAGMITSGMTHVVPTLEMKTSFLRPAMPGALRGVGRVVKWGRTVCFMEGELYDAEGRLLAKSTGTALPTPFANFKKK, encoded by the coding sequence ATGAGCGACGTCGTCTCCGACGCTCCGCAGACCCTGAGCGACGAGGCGATCCTCGCGCGCTTCCGCGCATCCAAGAACCAGCCCAGCGGATCCCAGACCCTGGGCTTCGAGCTGCTGGCCGTGCGCCAGGCCGATCGCGAGATCGAGGTTGGCTTCAACGCGCGCGCCGACCTGCTCTGCAATCCGATGGGACAGATCCAGGGCGGCTATGTCTGCGCCATGCTGGACGAGGCGATGTCGGTCGCTGGGATGATTACCTCGGGCATGACCCATGTCGTCCCCACGCTGGAAATGAAGACCAGCTTCCTGCGCCCAGCCATGCCCGGCGCGCTGCGCGGCGTCGGCCGCGTGGTGAAGTGGGGCCGCACCGTGTGCTTCATGGAAGGTGAGCTCTACGACGCCGAAGGCCGCCTGCTGGCCAAGTCGACCGGCACGGCGCTGCCGACGCCCTTCGCCAATTTCAAGAAGAAGTAG
- a CDS encoding AraC family transcriptional regulator produces the protein MSTREALAALIERFTPEEGPVDTCCPRVNLYRLSQPSEPNHGLHDPSFCVLAQGRKRVTVGDAIHEYDERNFFLSSIDVPVTGQVVEASPDKPYLSFRIVLDAKLISEMIMETGLAARLDAVAPLVGGMSAGAMTPQLFDAVHRMVSLLDTPEDVAVMAPLIEREILYRLLTGPHGPRLAQIARRDSRLRQINRAIGWIKRNFDQPFSIDVVAEEARMSPSALHQHFKAVTSLSPLQYQKQIRLQEARRLILVQRLDAATAGHTVGYDSPSQFSREYARLFGAPPLRDVARLREQPEMAAAGA, from the coding sequence ATGAGTACGCGCGAGGCGCTCGCCGCCCTGATTGAACGATTCACGCCGGAGGAAGGGCCGGTCGACACCTGCTGCCCCAGGGTCAACCTGTATCGCCTGTCCCAGCCCAGCGAGCCCAATCACGGCCTTCACGATCCGTCCTTTTGCGTTCTGGCGCAGGGGCGCAAGCGCGTGACCGTGGGCGACGCCATCCACGAGTATGACGAACGCAACTTCTTCCTGTCCTCGATCGACGTGCCGGTCACTGGCCAGGTCGTCGAGGCCTCGCCGGACAAGCCGTATCTCAGCTTCCGGATCGTGCTGGACGCCAAGCTGATCAGCGAGATGATCATGGAGACCGGCCTGGCCGCGCGCCTCGACGCGGTCGCGCCGCTGGTGGGCGGGATGTCGGCTGGCGCCATGACGCCCCAGCTGTTCGACGCCGTTCACCGGATGGTCTCGCTGCTGGACACGCCCGAGGATGTGGCGGTGATGGCGCCGTTGATCGAACGCGAGATTCTCTATCGCCTGTTGACCGGCCCGCACGGGCCGCGTCTGGCCCAGATCGCTCGCCGCGACAGCCGCTTGCGCCAGATCAACCGCGCGATTGGTTGGATCAAGCGCAATTTCGACCAGCCGTTCAGCATCGACGTCGTCGCCGAGGAGGCGCGGATGAGCCCTTCGGCGCTGCACCAGCATTTCAAGGCGGTCACCTCGCTGTCGCCGCTGCAGTACCAGAAGCAGATCCGCCTTCAGGAAGCCCGCCGCCTGATCCTGGTCCAGCGGCTGGACGCGGCGACGGCGGGTCACACCGTCGGCTACGACAGCCCCTCGCAGTTCAGCCGCGAATACGCCCGCCTGTTCGGCGCGCCGCCCCTCAGGGACGTGGCGCGGCTTCGGGAGCAGCCGGAGATGGCGGCGGCGGGAGCGTAG
- a CDS encoding Atu4866 domain-containing protein gives MMMSAIVPHIPVAGVWTSPDGHISLELRADGRFIETRDDFADVFTGVYVLVGETLKLFEDRGAVVSGTLSNGRLSLGTVQRPAFHTEGEHPIL, from the coding sequence ATGATGATGTCCGCCATCGTTCCCCACATCCCCGTCGCCGGCGTTTGGACCTCGCCCGACGGCCACATCTCGCTTGAACTGCGCGCCGACGGCCGCTTCATCGAGACTCGCGACGACTTCGCCGACGTGTTCACGGGGGTCTATGTCCTGGTCGGCGAAACGCTGAAGCTGTTCGAGGACCGCGGCGCGGTCGTCAGCGGCACCTTGTCCAATGGCCGCCTTAGCCTGGGGACAGTCCAGCGCCCGGCCTTCCATACCGAGGGCGAACACCCTATATTGTGA
- a CDS encoding SspB family protein, with protein sequence MSQTEQPEDLMQYEAMAQDALRGVVRAALKKAAEPGGLPEPHHLYITFKTKAAGVSGPQDLLGKYPDEMTIVLQHQYWDLAPGESVFSVTLKFGGQPKRLTVPYAAVTRFYDPSVQFALQFAPPEIVEDDPEPQDEPEAKGPAPSGDEGPKIVSLDQFRKK encoded by the coding sequence ATGTCCCAGACCGAACAGCCCGAAGACCTCATGCAATACGAGGCCATGGCCCAGGACGCCCTGCGCGGCGTGGTCAGGGCCGCCCTGAAGAAGGCGGCCGAGCCGGGCGGCCTGCCTGAGCCCCACCACCTCTACATCACCTTCAAGACCAAGGCCGCCGGCGTCTCGGGCCCGCAGGACCTGCTGGGCAAGTATCCGGACGAGATGACGATCGTCCTGCAGCACCAGTACTGGGACCTCGCCCCGGGCGAGAGCGTCTTCTCGGTGACGCTGAAGTTCGGCGGCCAACCCAAGCGCCTGACGGTGCCCTATGCCGCCGTCACCCGCTTCTATGACCCGTCGGTGCAGTTCGCCCTGCAGTTCGCCCCGCCCGAGATCGTCGAGGATGATCCCGAGCCCCAGGACGAGCCCGAAGCCAAGGGGCCCGCGCCGTCCGGCGACGAGGGTCCGAAGATCGTCTCCCTGGACCAGTTCCGGAAGAAATGA
- a CDS encoding serine hydrolase, whose translation MFGRREFLAGAAALGVATKSSSAALSGGAADKAVDAFLQAQPFQGVVLIGKAGKPVYSRTVGFADIEAKRPATLDTPYLIASISKWLTSIALLRLAEAGKLDLDAPIIRWLPDYRADTGGKVTLRQLMSNISGVPNGFTPWTKANPDPDLFTKTFTTAQAVRLWCSGDLIFEPGTKFDYQMTNWIIVTAIIEAVTGKTYAQAMTELVLTPLGLSRTWTSDPSDIAVSYVTAEPPTRKPMQRFPFMAASGGFVSTAGDLLKAAHAVFDGGFLPPGRERELLTVNWPEQNYALGGRVKTLFTDGMPRAFAWETGNAAGYRSVLGHRFDDQTTVVLLNNTSLSQKAMDALAYALFATIPPWVVSA comes from the coding sequence GTGTTCGGTCGGCGCGAATTTCTAGCTGGAGCCGCGGCGCTGGGCGTCGCCACCAAGTCGTCGTCGGCGGCGCTTTCGGGCGGCGCGGCCGACAAGGCGGTGGACGCCTTCCTCCAGGCTCAACCGTTCCAGGGCGTGGTTCTGATCGGCAAGGCCGGCAAGCCGGTCTATTCACGCACCGTGGGTTTCGCCGACATCGAGGCCAAGCGACCGGCCACCCTGGACACGCCCTATCTGATCGCCTCGATATCCAAGTGGCTGACCTCGATCGCCTTGCTGCGCCTGGCCGAGGCCGGCAAGCTGGATCTGGACGCGCCGATCATCCGCTGGCTGCCCGACTACCGCGCCGACACCGGCGGCAAGGTCACTCTGCGCCAGCTGATGAGCAATATCAGCGGCGTCCCTAACGGCTTCACGCCCTGGACCAAGGCCAATCCGGATCCCGACCTCTTCACGAAGACCTTCACGACCGCGCAGGCCGTTAGGCTGTGGTGCTCCGGCGACCTGATCTTCGAGCCGGGGACGAAGTTCGACTACCAGATGACGAACTGGATCATCGTCACGGCGATCATCGAGGCCGTCACCGGCAAGACCTACGCCCAGGCGATGACCGAGCTGGTGCTGACGCCGCTCGGCCTTTCGCGCACCTGGACCTCTGACCCGTCGGACATCGCCGTCTCGTACGTGACGGCCGAACCGCCGACGCGCAAGCCGATGCAGCGCTTCCCGTTCATGGCCGCCAGCGGCGGCTTCGTCAGCACGGCGGGCGACCTGCTGAAGGCCGCGCACGCGGTCTTCGACGGGGGCTTCCTGCCGCCGGGGCGCGAGCGCGAGCTGCTGACCGTCAACTGGCCCGAGCAGAACTACGCCCTGGGCGGGCGGGTGAAGACGCTGTTCACCGACGGCATGCCGCGCGCCTTCGCCTGGGAGACGGGCAATGCGGCCGGCTATCGCTCGGTGCTGGGCCACAGGTTCGACGACCAGACGACCGTCGTGCTGCTCAACAATACCAGCCTGAGCCAGAAGGCGATGGACGCGCTGGCCTACGCCCTGTTCGCGACCATCCCGCCGTGGGTGGTCTCGGCCTGA
- a CDS encoding CinA family protein, with translation MSDLAALAERVAERLIARGETVAIAESSAGGLISAALLAVPGASKFYVGGAVVYTARARLTLMDIPQKAMDGLRSASEPYAELLARVARKNLKATWGLSETGAAGPDGNRYGDAPGHCCMAVVGEETSVTATLETGSAERPANMQAFAAAALALLAKTLEA, from the coding sequence ATGTCCGACCTTGCCGCCCTCGCCGAACGCGTCGCCGAACGCCTGATCGCCCGAGGCGAGACTGTCGCCATCGCCGAGTCCTCAGCCGGCGGCCTGATCTCGGCGGCGCTGCTGGCCGTGCCCGGCGCGTCGAAGTTCTATGTCGGCGGCGCGGTCGTCTACACCGCCCGGGCCCGCCTGACCCTGATGGACATTCCGCAGAAGGCCATGGACGGCCTGCGCTCGGCCAGCGAGCCCTATGCCGAGCTGCTGGCGCGCGTGGCCCGCAAGAACCTGAAGGCCACCTGGGGCCTGTCGGAAACCGGCGCCGCCGGCCCCGACGGCAATCGCTATGGCGACGCGCCCGGCCACTGCTGCATGGCCGTGGTCGGCGAAGAGACCTCGGTCACCGCCACGCTGGAGACTGGCTCGGCCGAGCGTCCCGCCAACATGCAGGCGTTCGCGGCGGCCGCGCTGGCGCTGCTGGCCAAGACCCTCGAGGCCTGA
- the ilvN gene encoding acetolactate synthase small subunit gives MTTNTQPAPASAYDLSPNEQVEQTATFALLVDNEPGVLHRVVGLFAARGYNIESLTVAETDRKAHTSRITVVTRGTRQVLDQIEAQLNKVVNVRRVHDVTRDPNGVERELALVKVRGSGVDRVEALRIAEIFRAKPVDTTLESFVFEISGAPSKIDKFLDLMRPLGLVELSRTGVLSIERGVEGM, from the coding sequence ATGACCACGAACACCCAACCCGCCCCGGCCTCGGCCTACGACCTCAGCCCCAACGAGCAAGTCGAACAGACGGCGACGTTCGCCCTGCTCGTCGACAACGAGCCGGGTGTGCTGCATCGCGTCGTCGGCCTGTTCGCCGCGCGCGGCTACAATATCGAAAGCCTCACGGTCGCCGAGACCGACCGCAAGGCCCACACCAGCCGCATCACCGTGGTGACCCGCGGCACCCGCCAGGTGCTGGACCAGATCGAGGCCCAGTTGAACAAGGTCGTGAACGTCCGCCGCGTCCACGACGTGACCCGCGACCCGAACGGCGTCGAGCGCGAGCTGGCCCTGGTGAAGGTGCGCGGCTCGGGCGTCGACCGCGTCGAGGCCCTGCGCATCGCCGAGATCTTCCGCGCCAAGCCGGTCGACACGACGCTGGAGAGCTTCGTGTTCGAGATTTCGGGCGCGCCGTCCAAGATCGACAAGTTCCTGGACCTGATGCGCCCCCTGGGCCTGGTGGAACTTTCCCGCACCGGCGTCCTTTCCATCGAACGGGGCGTCGAGGGCATGTAG
- the miaA gene encoding tRNA (adenosine(37)-N6)-dimethylallyltransferase MiaA — protein sequence MVESSDIAPRIWLIAGPTASGKSAYALQLAERIGGEIVNADSMQIYAGLRVLTAGPSPEEVARAPHHLFGVADAAVGWSVGRWLEAATAALSEIAARGNPAIVVGGTGLYFRALTHGLADVPPVPETQREISGLLYAARGEAEFREILKPLDPEAEARIEVGDRQRLVRAHAVAIATGKSLTAWQTDTKPALEPGSWKGLVLDPPRAELYARCDARLAVMLEQGALEEVRAMEARGLDPSLPALKAVGYREFAAHLRGETTLDQALEAARQETRRYAKRQLTWFRNQTPDWERISAP from the coding sequence ATGGTGGAGAGTTCGGACATCGCGCCCCGCATCTGGCTGATCGCGGGCCCGACCGCAAGCGGCAAGTCGGCCTATGCGCTGCAATTGGCCGAACGGATCGGCGGCGAAATCGTCAACGCCGACTCCATGCAGATCTACGCCGGCCTTCGCGTGCTGACCGCCGGCCCTTCGCCCGAGGAAGTCGCCCGCGCCCCACACCACCTGTTCGGCGTCGCCGATGCGGCGGTCGGCTGGTCGGTCGGACGCTGGCTGGAGGCCGCGACCGCCGCGCTCTCCGAGATTGCCGCGCGCGGAAACCCAGCCATCGTCGTCGGCGGCACGGGACTCTATTTCCGCGCCCTCACCCACGGCCTGGCCGACGTGCCGCCGGTGCCCGAGACCCAGCGGGAGATCTCCGGCCTGCTCTATGCCGCGCGGGGCGAGGCGGAATTTCGCGAGATCCTGAAGCCGCTCGATCCGGAGGCCGAAGCCCGCATCGAGGTCGGCGATCGCCAGCGCCTGGTCCGGGCCCACGCCGTGGCCATCGCCACCGGCAAGTCGCTGACCGCGTGGCAGACCGACACCAAGCCCGCTCTAGAACCTGGAAGCTGGAAGGGTCTGGTGCTGGATCCGCCGCGCGCCGAACTCTACGCCCGCTGCGACGCGCGCCTCGCGGTCATGCTCGAGCAAGGCGCGCTGGAAGAAGTGCGGGCGATGGAGGCGCGCGGGCTGGACCCGTCCCTCCCGGCCCTCAAGGCCGTCGGCTATCGCGAGTTCGCCGCCCATCTGCGCGGCGAGACCACGCTCGACCAGGCGCTGGAAGCCGCGCGGCAGGAGACCCGCCGCTACGCCAAGCGCCAGCTGACCTGGTTCCGTAACCAGACGCCGGACTGGGAGCGGATCAGCGCTCCGTGA
- a CDS encoding serine hydrolase — protein MTSRVSPAAALAAAFIALWSALGSEARAQDATPTPPPASDAPAVEPGPRPYSSLRPRRVRPAQRPAESPKPATVAPATQAPSLPAAQPVAVGVAPLPRPELEAFVDGVVQRAMTRDHIAGVTISVVQNGQVVLKKGYGFANLGQRRPVDPDKTLFRIASISKTFTWIALMNEIESGHMRLDGPVNLYLPEPLQLKDQGKKTQVRLRDLMTHTGGFEDRAMGQLFERDPNRIRPLADYLRQERPRRVREPGLLPSYSNYGVALAGAAVANVTGKPFEQLISEEIILPTGMRHTTFREARPWRDNLPAPMSEDLAAELSDGFSWTSLGWKVQPREFIGQVAPAGSASSTAGDMARYMTLLLNGGVIDGKTVFSPKTAQAFRTPMYRPAPEAAGWNAGFQDIPLPGGRRGFGHAGATLFFHSNMVIAPDLGLGVFISVNTDSGVNLPATLPATIIEHFYAKPPAVPPASAMTYEQAKLYEGDYLTTRRAYGGLEGFINRIIGRATVRATADGRLSISEGGSAALFNAAGRPGVFKAVDGPLIIVFDANGDRPSRFYAARGFATYERIGPMRSASLLLATVALAGLASLATVLGTIVRNRREARQTPVQARASQMQTAQAVLWLISAVCMGVFAIRSSDQTAAFFGWPSGWLLSASACALVAALMSVLTLGALPMVWRGGRRVDSWTAGRKVAFTFTALLFVFLSVLLGLWGYLLPWS, from the coding sequence TTGACGTCGCGCGTTTCGCCCGCGGCCGCCCTCGCGGCGGCCTTCATCGCACTATGGTCCGCTCTGGGTTCGGAGGCGCGCGCTCAGGACGCCACGCCGACACCGCCGCCGGCCAGTGACGCGCCCGCAGTCGAGCCGGGCCCCCGCCCCTATTCCAGCCTGCGTCCGCGTCGCGTCCGTCCGGCCCAGCGCCCCGCTGAATCGCCCAAGCCCGCGACCGTTGCTCCGGCCACCCAGGCGCCGAGCCTACCCGCCGCCCAGCCGGTGGCGGTCGGCGTCGCCCCGCTGCCCCGCCCGGAACTCGAAGCCTTCGTCGACGGCGTGGTGCAACGCGCCATGACCCGCGACCACATCGCCGGCGTGACCATCTCGGTGGTCCAGAATGGTCAGGTGGTCCTAAAGAAGGGCTACGGCTTCGCCAATCTGGGCCAGCGCCGCCCCGTCGATCCGGACAAGACCCTGTTCCGTATCGCTTCGATCTCGAAGACGTTCACCTGGATCGCCCTGATGAACGAGATCGAGTCGGGCCACATGCGCCTCGACGGTCCGGTGAACCTCTACCTGCCCGAGCCGCTGCAGCTGAAGGACCAGGGCAAGAAGACTCAGGTTCGCTTGCGCGACCTGATGACCCATACGGGAGGCTTCGAGGACCGCGCGATGGGTCAGCTGTTCGAGCGTGATCCCAACCGGATCCGCCCGCTGGCGGACTATCTGCGCCAGGAACGTCCGCGCCGGGTGCGCGAGCCCGGCCTGCTGCCAAGCTATTCGAACTATGGCGTCGCCCTGGCCGGCGCCGCGGTCGCCAACGTCACCGGCAAGCCCTTCGAGCAGTTGATCAGCGAAGAGATCATCCTGCCGACCGGCATGCGCCATACGACCTTCCGCGAGGCGCGGCCGTGGCGCGACAACCTGCCGGCGCCGATGTCGGAGGACCTGGCCGCCGAGCTGTCCGATGGCTTCTCCTGGACGTCGCTGGGCTGGAAGGTTCAGCCGCGTGAGTTCATCGGCCAGGTGGCGCCCGCGGGTTCGGCCTCAAGCACCGCCGGCGACATGGCCAGGTACATGACCCTGCTGCTGAACGGCGGCGTGATCGACGGCAAGACCGTGTTCTCGCCCAAGACCGCCCAGGCCTTCCGCACGCCGATGTATCGCCCCGCCCCGGAAGCGGCCGGGTGGAACGCCGGCTTCCAGGACATCCCGCTGCCCGGCGGACGGCGCGGTTTCGGCCACGCGGGGGCGACGCTCTTTTTCCACTCGAACATGGTCATCGCGCCGGACCTGGGCCTGGGCGTCTTCATCTCGGTCAACACCGACAGCGGCGTGAACCTGCCCGCCACCCTGCCCGCGACGATCATCGAGCACTTCTACGCCAAGCCGCCCGCCGTGCCGCCCGCCAGCGCTATGACATACGAGCAGGCCAAGCTCTATGAAGGCGACTACCTGACGACCCGCCGCGCCTATGGCGGCCTGGAAGGCTTCATCAACCGCATCATCGGCCGGGCCACGGTGCGAGCGACGGCGGACGGCCGCCTGTCCATCAGCGAAGGCGGTTCGGCCGCGCTGTTCAACGCCGCCGGACGACCGGGCGTCTTCAAGGCAGTGGACGGCCCGCTGATCATCGTGTTCGACGCCAACGGCGATCGTCCGTCGCGCTTCTACGCGGCGCGCGGTTTCGCGACCTATGAGCGGATCGGCCCCATGCGGTCCGCGAGCCTGCTGCTGGCGACGGTCGCCCTGGCCGGACTCGCCAGCCTGGCGACCGTGCTGGGGACCATCGTCCGCAACCGTCGCGAGGCCCGCCAGACGCCGGTCCAGGCCCGCGCCAGCCAGATGCAGACCGCCCAGGCCGTGCTGTGGCTGATCTCGGCCGTGTGCATGGGCGTCTTCGCGATCCGCTCTTCGGACCAGACGGCGGCCTTCTTCGGCTGGCCCAGCGGCTGGCTGCTCAGCGCCTCGGCCTGCGCCCTGGTCGCGGCGCTGATGTCGGTGCTGACCCTCGGAGCCCTGCCGATGGTGTGGCGCGGCGGCCGCCGGGTCGACAGCTGGACCGCCGGGCGCAAGGTTGCCTTCACCTTCACCGCCCTGCTGTTCGTGTTCCTGAGCGTGCTGCTAGGTCTGTGGGGCTATCTGCTGCCCTGGAGCTGA